The Gammaproteobacteria bacterium genome window below encodes:
- the ubiH gene encoding 2-octaprenyl-6-methoxyphenyl hydroxylase, translating into MPRDYDVLIIGGGMVGASLACALASQPLRIGVVEAVPFQDEGQPSYDDRGLALALSSQRVLAALGLWDRISEEANPIRRVHVSDRGHFGFVRMDAGMVGVDALGYVVLARLLGKVLSENLISFANVDLFCPARLHAIHLGEEKVEVSVQLNGDCVSLKTRLVVGADGTNSKVRQALGTETRERDYGQTAIVANVTLERPHRDTAYERFTETGPLALLPLSDGCSALVWTVASAEADRILAMDEQSCLSNLEKCFGGRLGRFLRIGQRKSYPLCMIEAEQQAGPRIVVLGNAAHTVHPNAAQGFNLGLRDVAALAEVISDAIRAGEDPGSEQCLKQYVASRRSDQRRVIAFTEGLASLFYNDYLSRIMVRDIGMLAVDLIPPLKRQFMRQAMGLFGRQPRLVRGLAL; encoded by the coding sequence GTGTGCCCTGGCTAGCCAGCCGTTGCGCATTGGTGTTGTTGAAGCGGTACCGTTCCAGGACGAAGGTCAGCCAAGTTACGACGATCGGGGGCTTGCACTCGCTCTGTCTTCTCAACGCGTTCTCGCGGCGCTTGGGCTGTGGGATCGGATAAGCGAGGAGGCTAACCCGATACGTCGCGTTCATGTCTCTGACCGAGGTCATTTCGGTTTCGTGCGTATGGACGCTGGGATGGTCGGTGTGGATGCCCTCGGTTATGTCGTACTGGCGCGTCTGCTCGGCAAAGTGCTGTCAGAGAATCTGATCTCTTTCGCGAACGTCGATCTATTCTGCCCAGCCCGACTCCACGCAATTCACCTTGGTGAGGAGAAAGTAGAGGTCTCCGTTCAGCTTAACGGGGATTGCGTTAGTCTGAAAACTCGCCTTGTGGTGGGGGCCGACGGGACCAACTCGAAGGTACGGCAAGCGCTCGGGACAGAAACCCGTGAGCGGGACTATGGTCAGACCGCGATTGTCGCAAATGTCACTCTTGAGAGACCGCATCGCGACACTGCGTATGAGCGGTTTACCGAAACCGGCCCGCTCGCGTTACTCCCGTTATCGGATGGGTGCTCAGCGCTTGTGTGGACCGTGGCCAGTGCTGAGGCGGACCGGATCTTGGCGATGGATGAGCAAAGTTGCCTTAGCAACTTGGAGAAATGCTTCGGTGGCCGGCTCGGCCGATTTTTGCGTATAGGCCAACGTAAGTCATACCCCTTGTGCATGATTGAGGCTGAGCAGCAAGCGGGTCCGCGGATCGTTGTGCTGGGAAACGCAGCCCACACGGTGCATCCCAATGCGGCTCAGGGGTTCAATCTCGGTCTGCGCGACGTTGCGGCGCTCGCCGAAGTGATATCGGATGCCATTCGTGCCGGGGAAGATCCCGGATCAGAGCAATGCCTCAAACAGTACGTTGCATCAAGGAGATCCGATCAGCGCCGGGTCATTGCGTTTACCGAAGGACTGGCCAGCCTTTTCTACAATGATTACCTGTCCCGGATCATGGTGCGCGATATCGGAATGCTGGCCGTAGACTTAATTCCGCCACTGAAGCGACAGTTCATGCGACAGGCAATGGGGCTCTTTGGACGACAACCACGCTTGGTGCGAGGGCTTGCGTTGTGA
- a CDS encoding VOC family protein, with protein MNRPEPTAGLRHVALNVRNFEACERFYVELLGMEVEWRPDADNVYLCSGNDNLALHRMSNDQRLDGPQHLHHIGFILKTPDQVDAWYDYLRTHGVVITAVPKTHRDRARSFYCNDPDGNTVQMLYHPPIADS; from the coding sequence ATGAATCGACCTGAACCGACGGCTGGACTGCGTCACGTTGCGCTCAATGTACGCAACTTTGAAGCGTGCGAGCGCTTCTATGTAGAGCTTTTGGGGATGGAAGTCGAATGGCGCCCGGACGCGGATAATGTTTATCTCTGCTCCGGTAATGACAATCTTGCACTGCACCGGATGTCAAATGACCAACGACTAGACGGCCCCCAACACCTACATCATATTGGCTTTATCCTTAAAACACCTGACCAAGTGGACGCATGGTACGACTACTTGCGCACCCATGGGGTAGTTATCACAGCAGTGCCTAAGACACACCGCGATAGGGCTCGCAGCTTCTACTGTAATGATCCAGATGGCAATACCGTGCAGATGCTTTATCATCCGCCGATCGCCGATTCTTGA
- a CDS encoding UbiH/UbiF/VisC/COQ6 family ubiquinone biosynthesis hydroxylase, whose amino-acid sequence MSIRKAPCTDTDIVISGGGIVGSTLACILARQGLRVALVEASEARSMNDTQEHDLRVLAITPASAQIFKAVGAWGPIEEGDIGYFRRIEVWDANGDGSICFDSADLCEPTLGYIAANQLIQSALESVIAKLPGITSYRPTALRKFNLVDDHIAVELEDGISLTARLVVGADGSRSTVRDLAGIENSLHDYHQKALVCIVTTERSHGNVARQRFLATGPLAFLPLADAHQCAIVWSTKPEEATALLGLNEDTFRTALKNAFCGRLGDITWSSSRVAFPLQRAHARRYCQQRVVLVGDAAHCVHPLAGQGANLGLLDAAALAEVLDDASAASCDIGGLSTLRRYERWRKGENLAMMMFLDGLNHLFANQFEPVQWARNLGLDVVNAIEPMKHWFMRRAMGLAGDLPRLARVVS is encoded by the coding sequence GTGAGCATTCGCAAGGCGCCCTGCACGGACACGGATATCGTCATTAGCGGCGGCGGGATCGTTGGTAGCACCTTGGCGTGCATCCTCGCTCGGCAAGGACTGCGCGTCGCTCTCGTGGAGGCGAGCGAAGCTCGGTCAATGAACGACACGCAGGAACATGACCTTCGGGTGCTAGCTATCACTCCTGCCTCTGCACAGATTTTCAAGGCTGTCGGTGCTTGGGGGCCTATTGAGGAAGGTGACATCGGATACTTTCGACGGATTGAGGTTTGGGACGCCAACGGGGACGGTAGTATCTGTTTCGATAGTGCCGATCTGTGTGAGCCGACGCTCGGCTATATCGCTGCAAACCAACTGATCCAGTCAGCGCTCGAGAGTGTAATCGCGAAACTTCCGGGGATCACATCGTATCGACCCACAGCACTCAGAAAATTTAACCTGGTAGATGATCATATCGCGGTTGAACTCGAGGACGGTATCTCACTAACCGCACGCCTTGTGGTGGGTGCTGATGGTAGCCGCTCCACCGTGCGGGATCTCGCCGGTATCGAAAATTCGCTGCACGATTACCATCAAAAGGCCCTGGTGTGTATAGTGACTACGGAAAGATCGCATGGCAACGTCGCCAGACAGAGGTTTCTGGCAACGGGGCCGCTTGCCTTTTTACCGTTAGCTGATGCACACCAATGCGCCATCGTGTGGTCCACTAAACCGGAAGAGGCAACGGCTCTTTTGGGACTGAATGAAGATACGTTTCGTACAGCACTAAAAAATGCTTTTTGCGGTCGCTTGGGGGACATTACATGGAGTAGTTCGCGAGTTGCATTCCCATTACAGCGTGCCCACGCGAGGCGTTATTGCCAGCAGCGGGTTGTCTTAGTGGGGGATGCGGCCCATTGTGTACACCCGCTTGCTGGCCAGGGTGCAAATTTAGGATTGTTGGACGCGGCGGCGCTCGCCGAGGTGCTTGATGATGCGAGCGCTGCTTCGTGCGACATCGGCGGCTTAAGCACATTAAGGCGCTATGAACGTTGGCGTAAGGGTGAAAACCTTGCGATGATGATGTTTCTAGACGGCCTGAATCATCTATTTGCTAACCAGTTCGAGCCTGTACAGTGGGCGCGCAATCTCGGATTGGATGTGGTCAATGCCATTGAGCCAATGAAGCATTGGTTTATGCGTCGAGCGATGGGGTTAGCTGGCGATTTGCCAAGGCTGGCACGAGTAGTGAGTTAA
- the speD gene encoding adenosylmethionine decarboxylase codes for MFKISNRIKLHGFNNLTKTLSFNIYDICYAQTDAQRCEYMQYISDEYNADRLTQILTEVANIIGARILNVAKADYEPLGASVTLLVSEEAPVPEGVTNSETPGPLPEAVVAHLDKSHITVHTYPEGHSDFGISTFRADIDVATCGHISPLKALNFLIHSFDSDIVIIDYRVRGFTRDVNGTKYFIEHKINSIQNYISRSTKNRYQMIDVNVYQENIFHTKMMLKEFDLDDYLFGIDKDDLDPREQLEIEERLHREMVEIFYGRNLSRN; via the coding sequence ATGTTCAAGATATCCAACAGAATCAAGTTGCACGGTTTCAACAACTTGACCAAGACGCTGAGCTTTAACATTTACGATATTTGCTACGCGCAGACCGACGCGCAACGCTGCGAATACATGCAATACATCAGCGATGAGTACAACGCAGATCGACTTACCCAAATATTGACAGAGGTGGCGAACATTATTGGCGCTCGGATCCTGAACGTTGCGAAAGCGGACTATGAACCCCTTGGCGCGAGCGTTACCCTGCTTGTATCCGAAGAAGCGCCGGTCCCTGAGGGCGTAACCAATAGCGAGACGCCAGGTCCACTACCTGAAGCAGTCGTTGCCCACCTCGATAAGAGTCACATTACAGTCCATACCTATCCAGAAGGTCATTCCGACTTTGGGATCAGTACGTTCCGAGCCGACATCGATGTTGCTACGTGTGGCCATATCTCGCCACTAAAGGCGCTGAACTTTCTAATCCACAGCTTTGACTCAGATATCGTTATCATTGACTATCGTGTACGAGGCTTTACCCGCGACGTCAATGGCACGAAGTACTTCATCGAGCACAAAATAAACTCCATCCAAAACTATATTTCGCGGTCTACGAAAAACCGATACCAAATGATTGACGTCAATGTCTATCAAGAAAATATTTTCCACACGAAAATGATGCTTAAGGAATTTGATCTGGATGATTATCTATTTGGGATCGATAAGGACGATCTTGATCCCAGGGAGCAATTGGAAATCGAGGAGCGGCTACATCGGGAGATGGTCGAGATCTTCTATGGCCGGAATCTAAGCCGCAACTGA